A single region of the Brassica rapa cultivar Chiifu-401-42 chromosome A03, CAAS_Brap_v3.01, whole genome shotgun sequence genome encodes:
- the LOC117133009 gene encoding uncharacterized protein LOC117133009 isoform X1: protein MEKREPSLVPEWLRSAGNGSSVGSKNHILSSSARSDSSLLLNNSKTRNPRTKATDVDSPPFLDRSCSTNARRGSTKNAYSNFNVQRSNRDKDRSSRESYIDYPWDHDTCFPFGTILNEVQLRRSNSMTTRKQDDHPRFSMGFKDGRSIYNRNGMLPPAKSSERNEDAVRISSPCLSPAVAGNSGLTPGEHWTSALAEVPIVIDKSASDPVAANVATLTGQTRNMAEALLQPPRTSTPPQESSKIQRLEDRALKLIPVLPSTPKGSVLSSSDKSKTKPMARSGETGLASFRNTHQQSSIRLGNLPSNSGSQIKPDTTKKMVVLKPAVKESASPRPTNNSLAAAAASQMIAAPSAPSTSSAQSTNNPRELKGASVNMPAEKKLSLAQTQSRNAFFSTLKKKKTSTNISTSSCTISKELVASDPSSVERDDMVMERVEKVSERVSVFESTDLPDEKEAEFLKSLGWDENNTEVEALTDEEIRAFYEQHKEVKPSLLQTLPTIKEATEDATPNS, encoded by the exons ATGGAGAAACGTGAACCCTCTTTGGTACCTGAATGGCTGAGAAGTGCAGGGAATGGTTCTAGTGTTGGGAGTAAAAATCACATTCTATCATCTTCTGCTCGCTCAG aTTCTTCTTTGTTACTTAATAACAGCAAGACTAGGAACCCTAGGACCAAAGCCACCGATGTTGATTCTCCTCCTTTTCTTGACCGGTCTTGTTCCACCAATGCCCGGAGGGGCTCTACAAAAAATGCATATAGCAACTTCAATGTTCAAAGGAGCAATAGAGATAAAGATCGGAGCAGCAGGGAGAGCTACATAGACTACCCATGGGACCATGATACTTGTTTCCCTTTCGGTACCATCTTAAATGAAGTGCAGTTAAGGCGTTCTAATTCAATGACAACTAGGAAACAGGACGACCACCCACGGTTTTCTATGGGTTTCAAAGACGGTAGAAGCATTTACAACAGAAATGGTATGCTTCCTCCTGCAAAGAGCTCTGAGAGGAATGAAGACGCTGTAAGAATTTCATCTCCTTGTCTAAGTCCTGCTGTTGCTGGTAACTCAGGCTTGACTCCTGGGGAACATTGGACATCGGCTCTGGCAGAGGTTCCCATTGTTATTGACAAGAGTGCTTCTGACCCCGTTGCTGCTAATGTTGCTACCTTAACGGGACAGACTCGTAACATGGCTGAAGCATTGTTGCAGCCTCCTAGAACTAGTACACCTCCCCAG GAATCTTCAAAGATACAGAGACTTGAGGACCGAGCTCTTAAGCTAATACCGGTTCTGCCTTCTACACCAAAGGGCTCA GTTCTGAGTTCTTCTGATAAATCCAAGACCAAACCAATGGCTCGAAGTGGTGAAACTGGTCTTGCTTCGTTTAGAAACACCCACCAGCAATCCTCTATTCGGCTAGGTAATCTCCCTTCTAATTCTGGTAGTCAGATCAAGCCTGATACTACTAAGAAGATGGTGGTTCTCAAACCTGCCGTCAAAGAATCTGCAAGTCCACGTCCTACAAACAACAGCctggctgctgctgctgctagcCAGATGATCGCTGCTCCATCTGCACCATCCACTTCTTCTGCGCAAAGTACAAACAATCCAAGGGAGCTCAAGGGAGCCTCGGTAAACATGCCAGCAGAAAAGAAGCTTTCCCTGGCTCAAACTCAGAGCAGGAATGCATTTTTCAGTactttgaagaagaagaagacatctACAAACATCTCAACTAGCTCTTGCACCATCTCTAAGGAGCTTGTAGCTAGTGACCCTTCAAGTGTAGAAAGAGATGACATGGTCATGGAAAGGGTCGAGAAAGTTTCTGAGAGGGTTAGCGTTTTTGAATCGACAGACCTTCCAGATGAAAAAGAGGCCGAGTTCCTTAAATCCCTTGGGTGGGACGAAAACAATACTGAGGTAGAAGCCCTTACAGACGAGGAGATCAGAGCCTTCTATGAACAG CACAAGGAGGTGAAGCCATCACTGTTGCAAACGCTGCCTACCATTAAAGAGGCAACTGAGGACGCAACTCCCAACTCGTGA
- the LOC108871157 gene encoding uncharacterized protein LOC108871157 codes for MPPSKLLRFSQILIPMELTRNSSSSTKRTSGKKTVVSSASAKPNGKSIVVSSASAKPNGKSIASSATAMTPSAHASVGTANPMNPEATTGLSSAHRDQVMLFRDVLLGPQEAELRFRLIHLWEARNPNTKILIGQEMLLIDEEGTVIQGFVPAGRVGTFDLSAGSVYKLTNFFGSRSKIQYRVADHSATVSFSWNSSLSVFENPPVLFPVDRFRFHSYDEFRANCNSKGDLYDYVGHMKLVNGQTISEHMVLDEADIAEKRHLCVHVQTLDGPVMKLYLWDQAASDFCQKFKSYGGTPSVLLVTTVNPKHLGGTLAITSMSSSRMFMDSDVQPSKDYLEWLNSNAEIANSVAAEVVTKPEAVTLEELFTYIKQETSKVAWFECTATIDDVVRGSPWYYISCGGCNSKAFKGHTSMICNNKKCWKTEITGVPQYLTKISVYDKSEQAVFVILGDAGKELSGKHAAELVATYFESNEGVGADHCVPIPRALLDTIGQTRKFIVKVSDHNFSGKTQTITVTKILPLAVALPATSEEPGASSGFGNSAGDRARKAAEILESDEAKRCKSG; via the exons ATGCCTCCATCAAAGCTGTTACGATTCTCTCAAATACTCATCCCGATGGAGCTTACCCGTAACTCTTCATCCTCCACCAAACGCACGTCCGGCAAGAAGACCGTCGTCTCCTCTGCGTCTGCTAAGCCAAACGGAAAGTCTATTGTCGTCTCCTCTGCGTCTGCTAAGCCAAACGGAAAGTCTATTGCTTCCTCTGCGACTGCGATGACTCCTAGCGCGCATGCGTCTGTTGGAACGGCCAACCCGATGAACCCTGAAGCTACTACCGGTCTCTCATCCGCTCATCGCGACCAAGTGATGTTGTTCAGGGATGTTTTGCTGGGCCCACAGGAAGCCGAGTTGAGGTTCCGGCTGATTCACTTATGGGAGGCTCGAAATCCAAATACCAAAATTCTCATTGGTCAAGAGATGCTCCTTATCGACGAAGAG GGAACTGTTATTCAGGGTTTTGTTCCGGCTGGTCGTGTAGGAACATTTGATCTCTCAGCTGGTTCCGTCTATAAGTTGACCAACTTTTTCGGATCCAGAAGCAAAATTCAGTATCGGGTTGCTGATCATAGCGCCACCGTTTCATTCTCTTGGAATTCTTCTTTGTCGGTCTTTGAGAATCCTCCGGTTCTCTTTCCAGTAGATAGGTTCAGGTTCCACAGCTACGATGAGTTTAGGGCCAACTGTAACTCCAAGGGTGATCTTTATG ACTATGTTGGCCACATGAAGCTGGTGAATGGGCAAACTATCTCTGAACACATGGTTCTTGACGAAGCTGATATAGCAGAGAAACGGCATCTGTGTGTTCATGTTCAGACACTTGA CGGACCAGTGATGAAGCTCTATCTATGGGACCAGGCTGCATCCGACTTCTGCCAGAAATTCAAATCGTATGGAGGGACTCCAAGCGTTCTTCTGGTCACCACAGTGAATCCTAAGCATCTTGGAG GAACCCTTGCTATCACTTCTATGTCGTCATCTCGAATGTTCATGGATTCCGACGTCCAGCCTAGCAAGGACTATCTCGAATG GTTGAATTCTAACGCAGAAATTGCTAATAGTGTTGCTGCTGAGGTTGTCACTAAGCCGGAGGCAGTGACTCTTGAGGAGCTATTCACCTACATCAAGCAAGAAACTTCAAAg GTCGCTTGGTTTGAATGCACGGCAACAATAGATGATGTTGTCCGGGGTTCTCCTTGGTATTACATTTCTTGCGGTGGATGTAATAGCAAGGCTTTCAAAGGTCATACCTCTATGATTTGCAACAATAAGAAGTGTTGGAAGACTGAGATCACAGGCGTTCCTCA GTACCTCACAAAGATATCAGTTTATGATAAGAGTGAGCAAGCAGTTTTTGTCATTCTTGGCGATGCTGGCAAGGAGCTGAGTGGGAAACATGCTGCAGAATTGGTTGCTACTTATTTTGAG TCTAATGAAGGAGTTGGAGCTGATCATTGTGTGCCGATCCCGCGAGCTTTACTTGACACGATAGGCCAGACTCGCAAATTCATCGTCAAAGTCTCGGATCACAATTTCTCAGGCAAGACTCAGACCATAACTGTAACGAAGATACTCCCACTGGCAGTTGCTCTTCCAGCAACATCCGAGGAACCTGGTGCTTCCAGTGGCTTTGGAAACTCTGCGGGTGATAGGGCTAGAAAAGCAGCTGAGATTCTTGAGTCAGATGAGGCCAAGCGGTGCAAGAGTGGCTGA
- the LOC117133009 gene encoding uncharacterized protein LOC117133009 isoform X2 — MEKREPSLVPEWLRSAGNGSSVGSKNHILSSSARSDSSLLLNNSKTRNPRTKATDVDSPPFLDRSCSTNARRGSTKNAYSNFNVQRSNRDKDRSSRESYIDYPWDHDTCFPFGTILNEVQLRRSNSMTTRKQDDHPRFSMGFKDGRSIYNRNGMLPPAKSSERNEDAVRISSPCLSPAVAGNSGLTPGEHWTSALAEVPIVIDKSASDPVAANVATLTGQTRNMAEALLQPPRTSTPPQIQRLEDRALKLIPVLPSTPKGSVLSSSDKSKTKPMARSGETGLASFRNTHQQSSIRLGNLPSNSGSQIKPDTTKKMVVLKPAVKESASPRPTNNSLAAAAASQMIAAPSAPSTSSAQSTNNPRELKGASVNMPAEKKLSLAQTQSRNAFFSTLKKKKTSTNISTSSCTISKELVASDPSSVERDDMVMERVEKVSERVSVFESTDLPDEKEAEFLKSLGWDENNTEVEALTDEEIRAFYEQHKEVKPSLLQTLPTIKEATEDATPNS, encoded by the exons ATGGAGAAACGTGAACCCTCTTTGGTACCTGAATGGCTGAGAAGTGCAGGGAATGGTTCTAGTGTTGGGAGTAAAAATCACATTCTATCATCTTCTGCTCGCTCAG aTTCTTCTTTGTTACTTAATAACAGCAAGACTAGGAACCCTAGGACCAAAGCCACCGATGTTGATTCTCCTCCTTTTCTTGACCGGTCTTGTTCCACCAATGCCCGGAGGGGCTCTACAAAAAATGCATATAGCAACTTCAATGTTCAAAGGAGCAATAGAGATAAAGATCGGAGCAGCAGGGAGAGCTACATAGACTACCCATGGGACCATGATACTTGTTTCCCTTTCGGTACCATCTTAAATGAAGTGCAGTTAAGGCGTTCTAATTCAATGACAACTAGGAAACAGGACGACCACCCACGGTTTTCTATGGGTTTCAAAGACGGTAGAAGCATTTACAACAGAAATGGTATGCTTCCTCCTGCAAAGAGCTCTGAGAGGAATGAAGACGCTGTAAGAATTTCATCTCCTTGTCTAAGTCCTGCTGTTGCTGGTAACTCAGGCTTGACTCCTGGGGAACATTGGACATCGGCTCTGGCAGAGGTTCCCATTGTTATTGACAAGAGTGCTTCTGACCCCGTTGCTGCTAATGTTGCTACCTTAACGGGACAGACTCGTAACATGGCTGAAGCATTGTTGCAGCCTCCTAGAACTAGTACACCTCCCCAG ATACAGAGACTTGAGGACCGAGCTCTTAAGCTAATACCGGTTCTGCCTTCTACACCAAAGGGCTCA GTTCTGAGTTCTTCTGATAAATCCAAGACCAAACCAATGGCTCGAAGTGGTGAAACTGGTCTTGCTTCGTTTAGAAACACCCACCAGCAATCCTCTATTCGGCTAGGTAATCTCCCTTCTAATTCTGGTAGTCAGATCAAGCCTGATACTACTAAGAAGATGGTGGTTCTCAAACCTGCCGTCAAAGAATCTGCAAGTCCACGTCCTACAAACAACAGCctggctgctgctgctgctagcCAGATGATCGCTGCTCCATCTGCACCATCCACTTCTTCTGCGCAAAGTACAAACAATCCAAGGGAGCTCAAGGGAGCCTCGGTAAACATGCCAGCAGAAAAGAAGCTTTCCCTGGCTCAAACTCAGAGCAGGAATGCATTTTTCAGTactttgaagaagaagaagacatctACAAACATCTCAACTAGCTCTTGCACCATCTCTAAGGAGCTTGTAGCTAGTGACCCTTCAAGTGTAGAAAGAGATGACATGGTCATGGAAAGGGTCGAGAAAGTTTCTGAGAGGGTTAGCGTTTTTGAATCGACAGACCTTCCAGATGAAAAAGAGGCCGAGTTCCTTAAATCCCTTGGGTGGGACGAAAACAATACTGAGGTAGAAGCCCTTACAGACGAGGAGATCAGAGCCTTCTATGAACAG CACAAGGAGGTGAAGCCATCACTGTTGCAAACGCTGCCTACCATTAAAGAGGCAACTGAGGACGCAACTCCCAACTCGTGA
- the LOC103858480 gene encoding mitogen-activated protein kinase kinase kinase 1 yields the protein MDRFIARMKKASGRRGAERKLERIGALKNVNYDAASSSSSSADDLSVSTSSLMTRSLEVDRTSFRIFGGGDGELDRIFKSIGVSGPDDLAISFDAWEASMMRSSSEVINRSNSFDHDWSGPGPGGDANSEIGSLADRVVVDGGGTKRGLQRVMSRGYLVPSSTDVVPVGGGGGGIKGVRPSVLKPPPAKRPPIDHQGSSWDFLMHLGPEDEIVKRPSSSSSSSSSDKADEVEAQGRLLAVTADESCSFTTNEGGDSSSTVSNTSPVYSSGTIITSWLKGDLLGRGSFGSVYEGISGDGDFFAVKEVSLIDQGSQAQECIQQLEREIALLSQLQHQNIVRYRGTAKDGSNLYIFLELVSQGSLLKLYQKYPLRDSVVSTYTRQILDGLKYLHGEGFIHRDIKCANILVDASGAVKLADFGLAKVSKLNDIKSSKGTPFWMAPEVINLKRSDGYGSSADIWSLGCTVLELLTRKIPYCDLENPYQALFRIGKGELPDIPDTLSLDARDFIIKCLRVNPEERPTAAELLNHPFVKRPLSTSGSGIKIFTSP from the exons ATGGATAGGTTTATAGCTCGTATGAAGAAAGCTTCGGGTAGAAGAGGAGCGGAGCGGAAGCTAGAGCGTATTGGCGCCTTGAAGAACGTCAACTATGACGCTGCTTCTTCTTCCAGCTCCTCAGCTGACGATCTCTCCGTTTCCACTTCTTCTCTGATGACGCGCTCTCTTGAGGTAGATCGAACCAGCTTCCGCATCTTCGGAGGAGGCGATGGCGAGTTGGATCGGATCTTTAAGTCCATTGGCGTCTCTGGCCCTGACGATTTGGCTATTTCTTTCGACGCCTGGGAAGCTTCCATGATGCGTTCCTCTTCCGAGGTTATCAACAGGTCTAACTCTTTCGACCACGATTGGAGTGGACCAGGTCCTGGTGGTGATGCTAATTCCGAGATTGGGAGTTTAGCCGATAGGGTTGTGGTTGATGGTGGTGGTACAAAGCGTGGTCTTCAGCGGGTAATGTCCAGAGGTTATCTTGTTCCTAGCTCCACTGATGTTGTGCctgttggtggtggtggtggtggtataAAAGGAGTAAGGCCATCTGTGCTTAAGCCTCCTCCGGCGAAGCGACCTCCTATTGATCACCAAGGATCATCTTGGGACTTCCTTATGCATTTGGGGCCGGAAGATGAAATTGTTAAGCGGCCAagttcgtcttcttcttcttcttcttccgacAAGGCAGATGAAGTGGAAGCGCAGGGGAGGCTTCTCGCGGTTACTGCTGATGAGTCATGCTCATTCACTACAAACGAGGGTGGTGACTCCTCTAGCACAGTATCCAACACCTCGCCGGTTTATTCTTCTGGAACTATCATCACGTCTTGGCTGAAGGGTGACCTTCTGGGACGAGGTTCATTTGGCTCCGTCTATGAAGGCATTTCTGG TGATGGGGACTTCTTTGCTGTCAAGGAAGTTTCACTTATTGATCAGGGAAGTCAGGCACAAGAGTGCATTCAACAATTAGAAAGg GAGATTGCATTACTTAGTCAGCTTCAGCACCAGAATATAGTGAGATATCGTGGCACAGCCAAG GATGGGTCGAATTTGTACATCTTTCTTGAGCTTGTGTCCCAAGGCTCTCTTCTAAAACTTTACCAAAAATACCCGCTTCGGGACTCTGTAGTGTCCACCTACACCAGACAGATCCTTGACGGCTTGAAATATCTCCACGGAGAAGGTTTCATCCACCG GGACATCAAATGTGCAAATATATTGGTGGACGCAAGTGGAGCTGTTAAGCTTGCAGACTTTGGATTGGCAAAG GTTTCAAAACTAAACGACATTAAGTCCAGCAAGGGGACTCCATTCTGGATGGCTCCAGAG GTTATTAACCTCAAGCGTAGTGACGGGTATGGAAGTTCAGCTGATATATGGAGCCTTGGGTGCACTGTGCTGGAATTGCTGACTCGGAAGATCCCCTACTGCGATCTAGAAAACCCC TATCAAGCCCTGTTTAGGATCGGAAAGGGTGAGCTTCCGGAcatacctgatacattatcacTAGACGCCCGAGATTTTATAATTAAGTGTCTCCGAGTGAACCCAGAGGAGAGGCCAACTGCGGCTGAGCTACTGAACCACCCATTTGTAAAACGGCCCTTATCAACCTCAGGCTCGGGAATCAAGATCTTCACTTCTCCATAG